The following nucleotide sequence is from Triticum dicoccoides isolate Atlit2015 ecotype Zavitan chromosome 7B, WEW_v2.0, whole genome shotgun sequence.
GTGCATCAAAAACCGTAAAAAGCCAGTCGCaccttatattttgggaaggagggagtacaaactAACCCTATTTTAGAAAGTATTTCATGATCTGGCCCTTCTCTAAAATGCCATGACGTGTTACACTAGAAATGCAAGGGTCAATGGCGTTTCCCACTGGCACATGACCTTATCCTTCCTCGCCTACCATATGACATGGCGCAGTAGGAAACATCGTAGACCTCGGtgttttctccctaattttttgcgTTCAAGTCTTGTTCTTTCGAGTGCATTTTTTAGTCCTAGGttgaaccctggttcatcattttCATCGAAATTTCGGCCATATATCACGATTTGGTTTGATGTATAGATGCAAGTCCCCTCCCATTTGAGAGAGAAATGCATTGTATGTATAGATGCAAATCAATTTGAGAAGGTAGTTATTTTTCAGTTTGAACTAGGGAAACCATAATGCATTGTATGTGTAGGTCGGATCCTAAACTCAAGGTGATGCCCAAGTGTAGGAGTTCGAAGCAAAGAGGCTGCCATCAAAGGTGATCCTAAAATCAAGGTGATGCCCAAGGGCCGGATCCTACTACACTTGGCAGATTTTGAAGGCGAGTAATGACCGGATCTTCCGACAGGATTACATGCCGCTTGAAGACACCATTTTTCATATCGAAGACGAAGAGGTTCTTAGAATGAGAGAATTACCTTTTGCTAGAGTTGCTCAGGATGATGGCGTGGTTGATGTTTTTCCTTCCGGatctgtctagggcacatctagatgtgctttagcaaaactgtttccTTTTTCATCCAATTCTCCACACAAAGCCAAGTGTcttctttttttgagggaaaagccGAGTGTAATTAGATCTTAGGCCCATAATTGGTTATCTTTTCTCTCCTTCTAATAGAAAGGACAGGGCTCTTGGTTACCTTTTCTAGAAACGACAGCAGTCTTGTCGcagtttcaaaaaagaaaaaactgcCAATGGCAAGTACGCGGGGAGAGCAGCAGAAAATTTATATCGTCCGAAGGCCCAGACTCAGCCGTGGCAGACTATTATTTGAAAGCGATCAGCGCACAAGACGAGGAACATGATCTAGCTCAGCTCCACATGGAGAATAGAACTAGACAGCATCTTGTTGATCAGAAAGCTCCATATGAACTTCGAGAATAGGAAAAGCAACGCGGCTAGAAAAACATAGTAGACCACAGTTACATAACCTGAGATCTGAAAGCGACGACTTGCAAAACCCAGTTTTCTCTGTAGGCTTTAGTCTGAGAGCCACACTTCTGTCGTGCTCGGGCATGGCCTGTTGTTCCCGAGCATCTATATTCAGACATATCAAATGTCCCTCGAGATCAAAATGCCAATTCCGCGAATTCTGTTAAACTCAACGTTATAAAACGTGCTGACCGATCAGGTCAAGCACACCCTTCTCTTTCTCACCTTTCGTTTTGACAACGTCCGAATtgccaaaccaaagagaacatttaCCAAAAGAGTAACAAATACAGAAAATGGGCCAAAGCTGGTTATTGGGGATtccttttttcccctttttttgAGAGTGGAGATTCCAATATATGACAACAACAGTGACAATGTATGATTTCTGCAAGCAGTTTATGGAAGTGAAACCACGAATACTAAATCACCATTCGGTTAAAAAGCACCATACCATGAATTATTCCATAAATTATCACAACAGATGATCCATAGATAATCACTACGCACACCAGATTCAGTTACCAAACACAAATTAACTGCAGTACTTAACAGAGCACCAGCTGCTCCATGCAGCTTAGAACAGCACATGGTGTTAACAGTAAGGGTTACATCATTACCTGCAAAAATCCACAGTATGGCACAACAATTATTAGACAACATAAACAGGTTTTCCATACCATAGTTAGCTAACAGTGTAATACCAAGACTACCTGCTTGGTTTTACATACCATAAGCAGAgtgggcccacaagccctaggcTATTCTTCTTCACCAAAAACGACGCGCATCTGCGCATAGAGGGCCTTTTCATAAAGTTCCCCTCCCAGGAAGAAACCAAAAGCAAGAGATGAAATAGTGAGCATTACCAACCGCCCGTTCCTTTTCAGCccattgatgatgttctccctatcAAAAGGATGTGCATAACACATAATGTTAGGATCGTTTGATACTTTCATTTGAGTACAAATCAAATAAGCTGTAGCGCCTCCAATTAATTACCTCTCAGCTTCAGCTTTAATTCTAGCTATCTCATCATCAATAATACTAGCTATCTTGCCATCTATCTCCACTCCCTCCTTTTTAAACTTTGCCAACAAATGATCAACCTCCTCCTTCCTAGCAACATCAGCTTTGGCTCCATTGCTGGATCCACCCTGGTAAGTTTAATAATTATGTAGATAATTATAATTGATATAATGATACATGAGTTAAAGCAGCTATTCATGCATGTTAGTGGCTGTTAACGAGAGATTATGCATTGCACGGCTAACAATAGTCCTTCTAGAATCCATACTatcaaactttcaaaagtttggccaCTAGTATGTCTAAAGCTATCAATACTGACTATATGAAATTTATATTACTAGATTGGTTCTTGGACATGCTTTAGTACAAGAGTACATTAGAACATATACAttgatatactactccctccgttccaatttACTCGTCGTgggtttagttcaaatttgaactaaaaccacgacgagtaaatcggaacggaggaagtagaagCTATATGCTAGAGGTCAAAATTACATTTCGACAACCACAAAAAGTCACCAAGGGAAAATAAAACATAAGGATCGCATACTCCTCTTCCCTCCAAGTAAATTGAGCGCCCATATATCATGGAATTAACGGTTCATATCATATCTACTGTGTACTCAATGTACCACAGATTGCTTCAGTACAACTAATTGTCACCACTTTTTCAAGCAAAAGCAACAAATTCAGCACATAATTTTAAGACAGGTCTCCTCCGCAAGCCGGCACATACTGTGCACATTTCAGTGGCAATATTCACCATCATTGGGTCGAAGTACAGAAACCCTCTCCTAACAAACGTCTGAAGTCTGAACTAGGAAAACATATATCTTTGTTATTGTCTGAGAAAAAAAGGCTAAGGCACATCATATAATTTGATTTGTTAGCATAAAACCGTTTCCGTTTGATGGGGTTAATTTGGTGCTGAACGTCAGAACAAGGCAGTCGGACAGCGAATTGCAGGCATACTGGGCGGATCGATCGAACGAGAGACAACTAGTAGTACCTGAGAGGTGGGAGGCAGAGAGTCCGCCGGCGGCGAATAACGGGGGCCCAGATCCTGCGGCGAAGTGCTGGAGGGAGAGCGCAGCGCCATGGCACCAGCACGCCGCAAGAATCCGGAGGAGGAGGGGGCGTCGGCTGAGGTTTGGGTGCTGTTTCTTGCTTCCTCGATCGATCCGTGGCCTCGTTTTGTTGTTTTTTTCCTCGTCTTTGttgggtttttattttatttttttgagtggttcgtctttgttggtgaGGGGGCAGCCGATAGGGGCGCTCATATGTTTCGCCTAGAGCGAGACGAGAGAAAGTATCGCTGAAGGCGAGCTCCATATTGGGCCAGCCCATCGCGCCGCTGGCCACAGGTCATATTCTTTTTTTTTCACGTTTTACGTTTTGTGTTTTCCTTTACtttatttatatttccatatattCTATATTACGAAGACTACtttacatgaaaatttcaaaaaatgttgatcaagcatttATCAAAATGTTTTTTTAACATCATTTACCAAAATGTTtaatgtgtatataaaaaatgtttctcatttatactAAAAAAATACAACgtcaaatgtgtatagaaaaaatgtagaCCGCGTATTTATATGATGTTAATCCAAGCATTTGAAAACAATGTTGAGCAAGTGTTTGAAAAATGCTAAGTTGTATTTGAAATTttgtaaatgtgtatagaaaatgtTTGACCATATAAATCCAAAACgtgttaaacttgtatttgagaAATGTTAAATGTGCATAAAAATTtgtttgaccatgtattcaaaaaatgttaaacttgcctttgaaaaatgttaataaagcattTGTAAAAGTGTTGATCAAGTATTTGAAAATTTTAAATCAAGCATTTTAAAAATGCATATATGcatataaaaaatgttgaccatgtcaaAATTATAAAATAATTGAAAATATATtaataaagcatttgaaaatatgttgaacaagtatttgaaaaatgataatcaagcatttaaaatatgttaaatgtgtatataaaaaatgttgactaTTTATTAAAAAATGAAATGATAAAAAAACATGATCGGGTATatataaaatgttaatcaagcatttgaaaaaatattaacaagtatttgaaaaatattaagcaagcattttaaaaatgttaaatgtgtataaaaaatgatgaccatgtattaaaaaatgatgaaagTTTTTTATCATGTAGATCaaaatgttaaccaagcatttgagaaaatgttgaacaagaatctgcaaaatgttaatcaagcatataAAAAATGCTCAAcgtgtatagaaaaaatattgatcatgtatttgaaaaatgttgaaagtatttgaaaaatgttaaatgtgtgttAGACAAATGTATTAGATATGTACCAAAAATATGTAGAAAAACAGTGCTGagggaaaacaaaagaaaatagatGAAAAAcgagaaagaaagaaacaaaaccGAAGGAAAATCAAGAAAAGAAAAAAGCAAttgaaaaccgagaaagaaacaaagaaaacaaagaaaaagaaaaaacattaaaacagagaaagaaacaaagaCAAACCATGGAAAGCACGAGGAAACCCAGGTCATTTTGTTCAAGTAGGTCGCCCCCTAATAGTCTAACTCGAAATTGATGAGTACTTAGTGGCTAGCAGCACCACGCTTTAACCAAGAGGATCTAGGATCGATTCCTGCTCGGTCCCCCTTTTCACTCCCTCTCGCGTAGCTTCCGCAATAAAAGCCC
It contains:
- the LOC119341398 gene encoding uncharacterized protein LOC119341398 isoform X3, whose translation is MALRSPSSTSPQDLGPRYSPPADSLPPTSQGGSSNGAKADVARKEEVDHLLAKFKKEGVEIDGKIASIIDDEIARIKAEAERENIINGLKRNGRCASFLVKKNSLGLVGPLCLW
- the LOC119341398 gene encoding uncharacterized protein LOC119341398 isoform X2, whose product is MALRSPSSTSPQDLGPRYSPPADSLPPTSQGGSSNGAKADVARKEEVDHLLAKFKKEGVEIDGKIASIIDDEIARIKAEAERENIINGLKRNGRCASFLVKKNSLGLVGPLCLWYVKPSR
- the LOC119341398 gene encoding uncharacterized protein LOC119341398 isoform X1; its protein translation is MALRSPSSTSPQDLGPRYSPPADSLPPTSQGGSSNGAKADVARKEEVDHLLAKFKKEGVEIDGKIASIIDDEIARIKAEAERENIINGLKRNGRLVMLTISSLAFGFFLGGELYEKALYAQMRVVFGEEE
- the LOC119341398 gene encoding uncharacterized protein LOC119341398 isoform X4, which produces MALRSPSSTSPQDLGPRYSPPADSLPPTSQGGSSNGAKADVARKEEVDHLLAKFKKEGVEIDGKIASIIDDEIARIKAEAERENIINGLKRNGRLMRVVFGEEE